From a single Solenopsis invicta isolate M01_SB chromosome 4, UNIL_Sinv_3.0, whole genome shotgun sequence genomic region:
- the LOC113003007 gene encoding uncharacterized protein F54H12.2-like: MSSLHTHSSECLKSELDLFTLPPTQTSIESSQWIYYKPVTTLADDAPIEFVIPGHGEDYLDLTQTLLSLRIRVETVDVTTASISTGASVTPAIVDLGPVNHLMHSMFNQIDVYFNQKLVSPPNNAYAYRAYIEALLNYASPVKTSHLTSCLLDADSPGYMDQLVDSVTPNKALLRRARYVKGERALDLIGHLHCDVFNQDKFLINGVEVRMRLVRSKDSFCLMENNSLSKIRILDASLLVRRAKISPGVLLAHARMLSKTTAKYPLTRVEVKTIHSGLVGESIDNVILGQLPKRIIVGFVDNKAFNGDRKLNPFNFKNYGINFLSLYVDGMQIPSRPLQPNFSIEEPLYIEAYHTLFSGTGIHFLNEGNSISRDDYSNGYCLFAFDLTPDLSANCAEHWNLVKHGSLRLEVRFEKSLNVTVNCIVYAEFDNVLEIDSSRQVIVDFSG, translated from the coding sequence ATGTCCTCCCTCCATACTCATTCAAGCGAGTGCTTAAAAAGTGAACTTGATCTTTTTACTTTACCTCCTACCCAGACTAGTATTGAGAGCTCACAATGGATTTACTACAAACCCGTAACAACACTCGCAGACGACGCACCAATAGAATTCGTCATACCCGGTCACGGCGAAGACTACCTGGATCTCACACAGACATTGCTGAGTCTTCGCATTCGCGTAGAAACGGTAGACGTTACCACCGCCTCCATCAGTACCGGCGCGTCCGTTACCCCCGCAATAGTCGATCTAGGACCTGTAAATCATCTGATGCATTCTATGTTCAATCAAATCGACgtgtatttcaatcaaaaactcGTATCGCCTCCAAACAACGCTTACGCGTACCGCGCGTACATAGAggcattattaaattatgcttCACCCGTAAAAACTTCCCATCTCACGTCTTGTCTGTTGGACGCAGATTCTCCTGGTTACATGGATCAGCTGGTAGATTCCGTAACACCGAATAAAGCTCTATTGAGACGCGCACGTTACGTTAAGGGAGAGCGCGCTCTGGATCTCATAGGACATCTTCACTGCGACGTTTTCAATCaggataaattcttaattaacggAGTGGAAGTTAGAATGAGACTTGTACGCTCCAAAGACTCGTTTTGTCTAAtggaaaataattctttgtcaAAAATTCGTATTCTAGACGCAAGTTTACTTGTAAGAAGAGCAAAAATAAGCCCTGGAGTATTACTCGCACATGCAAGAATGTTGAGTAAAACCACCGCAAAGTATCCCCTCACGAGGGTCGAAGTTAAAACGATACACTCTGGCCTCGTGGGAGAATCAATAGACAATGTAATACTTGGTCAGCTACCGAAACGAATAATAGTTGGCTTTGTTGATAACAAAGCATTTAACGGAGACAGAAAATTAAAtccatttaactttaaaaattatggcATAAATTTCCTTTCATTGTACGTTGACGGAATGCAGATTCCAAGTAGACCATTACAGCCAAATTTTTCGATAGAGGAACCACTCTACATCGAAGCGTATCACACACTCTTTTCTGGAACAGGCATACATTTTTTGAACGAGGGAAATTCTATAAGCAGAGACGATTACTCCAACGGATACTGTCTCTTTGCGTTTGATCTGACTCCCGATTTATCAGCTAATTGCGCTGAGCATTGGAATCTCGTGAAACATGGAAGCTTGCGATTAGAAGTGAGATTTGAAAAGTCACTTAATGTGACGGTTAATTGTATCGTGTATGCCGAATTCGATAATGTTCTGGAAATCGACTCTTCACGTCAAGTTATCGTCGATTTTTCCGGATAA